From the genome of Symphalangus syndactylus isolate Jambi chromosome 7, NHGRI_mSymSyn1-v2.1_pri, whole genome shotgun sequence, one region includes:
- the PDLIM7 gene encoding PDZ and LIM domain protein 7 isoform X6: MDSFKVVLEGPAPWGFRLQGGKDFNVPLSISRLTPGGKAAQAGVAVGDWVLSIDGENAGSLTHIEAQNKIRACGERLSLGLSRAQLVQSKQQKAPTLPCPPALPGCVSAQASAPAADPPRYTFAPSVSLNKTARPFGAPPPADSAPQQNGQPLRPLVPDASKQRLMENTEDWRPRPGTGQSRSFRILAHLTGTEFMQDPDEEHLKKSSQVPRTEAPAPASSTPQEPWPGPTAPSPTSRPPWAVDPAFAERYAPDKTSTVLTRHSQPATPTPLQSRTSIVQAAAGGVPGGGSNNGKTPVCHQCHKVIRGRYLVALGHAYHPEEFVCSQCGKVLEEGGFFEEKGAIFCPPCYDVRYAPSCAKCKKKITGEIMHALKMTWHVHCFTCAACKTPIRNRAFYMEEGVPYCERDYEKMFGTKCHGCDFKIDAGDRFLEALGFSWHDTCFVCAICQINLEGKTFYSKKDRPLCKSHAFSHV; this comes from the exons ATGGATTCCTTCAAGGTAGTGCTGGAGGGGCCAGCACCTTGGGGCTTCCGGCTGCAAGGGGGCAAGGACTTCAATGTGCCCCTCTCCATTTCCCGG CTCACTCCTGGAGGCAAAGCGGCGCAGGCCGGAGTGGCCGTGGGTGACTGGGTGCTGAGCATCGATGGCGAGAACGCGGGTAGCCTCACACACATCGAAGCTCAGAACAAGATCCGGGCCTGCGGGGAGCGCCTCAGCCTCGGCCTCAGCAG GGCCCAGCTGGTTCAGAGCAAACAGCAGAAG GCCCCCACCCTACCCTGCCCGCCCGCCCTGCCCGGCTGTGTCTCTGCCCAGGCCTCCGCCCCCGCCGCGGACCCTCCGCGGTACACCTTTGCACCCAGCGTCTCCCTCAACAAGACGGCCCGGCCCTTTGGGGCGCCCCCGCCCGCTGACAGCGCCCCGCAGCAGAATGG ACAGCCGCTCCGACCGCTGGTCCCAGACGCCAGCAAGCAGCGGCTAATGGAGAACACGGAGGACTGGCGGCCGCGGCCGGGGACAGGCCAGTCGCGTTCGTTCCGCATCCTTGCCCACCTCACAGGCACCGAGTTCA TGCAAGACCCGGATGAGGAGCACCTGAAGAAATCAAG CCAGGTGCCCAGGACagaagccccagccccagcctcatcTACACCCCAGGAGCCCTGGCCTG GCCCTACCGCCCCCAGCCCTACCAGCCGCCCGCCCTGGGCTGTGGACCCTGCGTTTGCCGAGCGCTATGCCCCGGACAAAACGAGCACAGTGCTGACCCGGCACAGCCAGCCGGCCACGCCCACGCCGCTGCAGAGCCGCACCTCCATTGTGCAGGCAGCTGCCGGAGGGGTGCCAGGAGGGGGCAGCAACAACGGCAAGACTCCCGTGTGTCACCAGTGCCACAAGGTCATCCG GGGCCGCTACCTGGTGGCACTGGGCCACGCGTACCACCCGGAGGAGTTTGTGTGTAGCCAGTGTGGGAAGGTCCTGGAAGAGGGTGGCTTCTTTGAGGAGAAGGGCGCCATCTTCTGCCCACCATGCTATGACGTGCGCTATGCACCCAGCTGCGCCAAGTGCAAGAagaagattacaggc GAGATCATGCATGCCCTAAAGATGACCTGGCACGTGCACTGCTTTACCTGTGCTGCCTGCAAGACGCCCATCCGGAACAGGGCCTTCTACATGGAGGAGGGCGTGCCCTATTGCGAGCGAG ACTATGAGAAGATGTTTGGCACAAAATGCCATGGCTGTGACTTCAAGATCGACGCTGGGGACCGCTTCCTGGAGGCCCTGGGCTTCAGCTGGCATGACACCTGCTTCGTCTGTGCG ATATGTCAGATCAACCTGGAAGGAAAGACCTTCTACTCCAAGAAGGACAGGCCTCTCTGCAAGAGCCATGCCTTCTCTCATGTGTGA
- the PDLIM7 gene encoding PDZ and LIM domain protein 7 isoform X8 yields the protein MDSFKVVLEGPAPWGFRLQGGKDFNVPLSISRLTPGGKAAQAGVAVGDWVLSIDGENAGSLTHIEAQNKIRACGERLSLGLSRAQLVQSKQQKVQTPDKQPLRPLVPDASKQRLMENTEDWRPRPGTGQSRSFRILAHLTGTEFMQDPDEEHLKKSRHLLWGQQDPGWGVGPCQEAQPCRALNGRSCSQVPRTEAPAPASSTPQEPWPGPTAPSPTSRPPWAVDPAFAERYAPDKTSTVLTRHSQPATPTPLQSRTSIVQAAAGGVPGGGSNNGKTPVCHQCHKVIRGRYLVALGHAYHPEEFVCSQCGKVLEEGGFFEEKGAIFCPPCYDVRYAPSCAKCKKKITGEIMHALKMTWHVHCFTCAACKTPIRNRAFYMEEGVPYCERDYEKMFGTKCHGCDFKIDAGDRFLEALGFSWHDTCFVCAICQINLEGKTFYSKKDRPLCKSHAFSHV from the exons ATGGATTCCTTCAAGGTAGTGCTGGAGGGGCCAGCACCTTGGGGCTTCCGGCTGCAAGGGGGCAAGGACTTCAATGTGCCCCTCTCCATTTCCCGG CTCACTCCTGGAGGCAAAGCGGCGCAGGCCGGAGTGGCCGTGGGTGACTGGGTGCTGAGCATCGATGGCGAGAACGCGGGTAGCCTCACACACATCGAAGCTCAGAACAAGATCCGGGCCTGCGGGGAGCGCCTCAGCCTCGGCCTCAGCAG GGCCCAGCTGGTTCAGAGCAAACAGCAGAAG GTGCAGACCCCTGACAA ACAGCCGCTCCGACCGCTGGTCCCAGACGCCAGCAAGCAGCGGCTAATGGAGAACACGGAGGACTGGCGGCCGCGGCCGGGGACAGGCCAGTCGCGTTCGTTCCGCATCCTTGCCCACCTCACAGGCACCGAGTTCA TGCAAGACCCGGATGAGGAGCACCTGAAGAAATCAAG GCATCTCCTGTGGGGCCAGCAGGACCCCGGTTGGGGGGTGGGGCCATGCCAGGAAGCTCAGCCATGCAGGGCCTTGAATGGCAGATCTTGCAGCCAGGTGCCCAGGACagaagccccagccccagcctcatcTACACCCCAGGAGCCCTGGCCTG GCCCTACCGCCCCCAGCCCTACCAGCCGCCCGCCCTGGGCTGTGGACCCTGCGTTTGCCGAGCGCTATGCCCCGGACAAAACGAGCACAGTGCTGACCCGGCACAGCCAGCCGGCCACGCCCACGCCGCTGCAGAGCCGCACCTCCATTGTGCAGGCAGCTGCCGGAGGGGTGCCAGGAGGGGGCAGCAACAACGGCAAGACTCCCGTGTGTCACCAGTGCCACAAGGTCATCCG GGGCCGCTACCTGGTGGCACTGGGCCACGCGTACCACCCGGAGGAGTTTGTGTGTAGCCAGTGTGGGAAGGTCCTGGAAGAGGGTGGCTTCTTTGAGGAGAAGGGCGCCATCTTCTGCCCACCATGCTATGACGTGCGCTATGCACCCAGCTGCGCCAAGTGCAAGAagaagattacaggc GAGATCATGCATGCCCTAAAGATGACCTGGCACGTGCACTGCTTTACCTGTGCTGCCTGCAAGACGCCCATCCGGAACAGGGCCTTCTACATGGAGGAGGGCGTGCCCTATTGCGAGCGAG ACTATGAGAAGATGTTTGGCACAAAATGCCATGGCTGTGACTTCAAGATCGACGCTGGGGACCGCTTCCTGGAGGCCCTGGGCTTCAGCTGGCATGACACCTGCTTCGTCTGTGCG ATATGTCAGATCAACCTGGAAGGAAAGACCTTCTACTCCAAGAAGGACAGGCCTCTCTGCAAGAGCCATGCCTTCTCTCATGTGTGA
- the PDLIM7 gene encoding PDZ and LIM domain protein 7 isoform X9 yields MDSFKVVLEGPAPWGFRLQGGKDFNVPLSISRLTPGGKAAQAGVAVGDWVLSIDGENAGSLTHIEAQNKIRACGERLSLGLSRAQLVQSKQQKVQTPDKQPLRPLVPDASKQRLMENTEDWRPRPGTGQSRSFRILAHLTGTEFMQDPDEEHLKKSSQVPRTEAPAPASSTPQEPWPGPTAPSPTSRPPWAVDPAFAERYAPDKTSTVLTRHSQPATPTPLQSRTSIVQAAAGGVPGGGSNNGKTPVCHQCHKVIRGRYLVALGHAYHPEEFVCSQCGKVLEEGGFFEEKGAIFCPPCYDVRYAPSCAKCKKKITGEIMHALKMTWHVHCFTCAACKTPIRNRAFYMEEGVPYCERDYEKMFGTKCHGCDFKIDAGDRFLEALGFSWHDTCFVCAICQINLEGKTFYSKKDRPLCKSHAFSHV; encoded by the exons ATGGATTCCTTCAAGGTAGTGCTGGAGGGGCCAGCACCTTGGGGCTTCCGGCTGCAAGGGGGCAAGGACTTCAATGTGCCCCTCTCCATTTCCCGG CTCACTCCTGGAGGCAAAGCGGCGCAGGCCGGAGTGGCCGTGGGTGACTGGGTGCTGAGCATCGATGGCGAGAACGCGGGTAGCCTCACACACATCGAAGCTCAGAACAAGATCCGGGCCTGCGGGGAGCGCCTCAGCCTCGGCCTCAGCAG GGCCCAGCTGGTTCAGAGCAAACAGCAGAAG GTGCAGACCCCTGACAA ACAGCCGCTCCGACCGCTGGTCCCAGACGCCAGCAAGCAGCGGCTAATGGAGAACACGGAGGACTGGCGGCCGCGGCCGGGGACAGGCCAGTCGCGTTCGTTCCGCATCCTTGCCCACCTCACAGGCACCGAGTTCA TGCAAGACCCGGATGAGGAGCACCTGAAGAAATCAAG CCAGGTGCCCAGGACagaagccccagccccagcctcatcTACACCCCAGGAGCCCTGGCCTG GCCCTACCGCCCCCAGCCCTACCAGCCGCCCGCCCTGGGCTGTGGACCCTGCGTTTGCCGAGCGCTATGCCCCGGACAAAACGAGCACAGTGCTGACCCGGCACAGCCAGCCGGCCACGCCCACGCCGCTGCAGAGCCGCACCTCCATTGTGCAGGCAGCTGCCGGAGGGGTGCCAGGAGGGGGCAGCAACAACGGCAAGACTCCCGTGTGTCACCAGTGCCACAAGGTCATCCG GGGCCGCTACCTGGTGGCACTGGGCCACGCGTACCACCCGGAGGAGTTTGTGTGTAGCCAGTGTGGGAAGGTCCTGGAAGAGGGTGGCTTCTTTGAGGAGAAGGGCGCCATCTTCTGCCCACCATGCTATGACGTGCGCTATGCACCCAGCTGCGCCAAGTGCAAGAagaagattacaggc GAGATCATGCATGCCCTAAAGATGACCTGGCACGTGCACTGCTTTACCTGTGCTGCCTGCAAGACGCCCATCCGGAACAGGGCCTTCTACATGGAGGAGGGCGTGCCCTATTGCGAGCGAG ACTATGAGAAGATGTTTGGCACAAAATGCCATGGCTGTGACTTCAAGATCGACGCTGGGGACCGCTTCCTGGAGGCCCTGGGCTTCAGCTGGCATGACACCTGCTTCGTCTGTGCG ATATGTCAGATCAACCTGGAAGGAAAGACCTTCTACTCCAAGAAGGACAGGCCTCTCTGCAAGAGCCATGCCTTCTCTCATGTGTGA
- the PDLIM7 gene encoding PDZ and LIM domain protein 7 isoform X5, whose translation MDSFKVVLEGPAPWGFRLQGGKDFNVPLSISRLTPGGKAAQAGVAVGDWVLSIDGENAGSLTHIEAQNKIRACGERLSLGLSRAQLVQSKQQKAPTLPCPPALPGCVSAQASAPAADPPRYTFAPSVSLNKTARPFGAPPPADSAPQQNGCRPLTSQQPLRPLVPDASKQRLMENTEDWRPRPGTGQSRSFRILAHLTGTEFMQDPDEEHLKKSSQVPRTEAPAPASSTPQEPWPGPTAPSPTSRPPWAVDPAFAERYAPDKTSTVLTRHSQPATPTPLQSRTSIVQAAAGGVPGGGSNNGKTPVCHQCHKVIRGRYLVALGHAYHPEEFVCSQCGKVLEEGGFFEEKGAIFCPPCYDVRYAPSCAKCKKKITGEIMHALKMTWHVHCFTCAACKTPIRNRAFYMEEGVPYCERDYEKMFGTKCHGCDFKIDAGDRFLEALGFSWHDTCFVCAICQINLEGKTFYSKKDRPLCKSHAFSHV comes from the exons ATGGATTCCTTCAAGGTAGTGCTGGAGGGGCCAGCACCTTGGGGCTTCCGGCTGCAAGGGGGCAAGGACTTCAATGTGCCCCTCTCCATTTCCCGG CTCACTCCTGGAGGCAAAGCGGCGCAGGCCGGAGTGGCCGTGGGTGACTGGGTGCTGAGCATCGATGGCGAGAACGCGGGTAGCCTCACACACATCGAAGCTCAGAACAAGATCCGGGCCTGCGGGGAGCGCCTCAGCCTCGGCCTCAGCAG GGCCCAGCTGGTTCAGAGCAAACAGCAGAAG GCCCCCACCCTACCCTGCCCGCCCGCCCTGCCCGGCTGTGTCTCTGCCCAGGCCTCCGCCCCCGCCGCGGACCCTCCGCGGTACACCTTTGCACCCAGCGTCTCCCTCAACAAGACGGCCCGGCCCTTTGGGGCGCCCCCGCCCGCTGACAGCGCCCCGCAGCAGAATGG GTGCAGACCCCTGACAAGTCA ACAGCCGCTCCGACCGCTGGTCCCAGACGCCAGCAAGCAGCGGCTAATGGAGAACACGGAGGACTGGCGGCCGCGGCCGGGGACAGGCCAGTCGCGTTCGTTCCGCATCCTTGCCCACCTCACAGGCACCGAGTTCA TGCAAGACCCGGATGAGGAGCACCTGAAGAAATCAAG CCAGGTGCCCAGGACagaagccccagccccagcctcatcTACACCCCAGGAGCCCTGGCCTG GCCCTACCGCCCCCAGCCCTACCAGCCGCCCGCCCTGGGCTGTGGACCCTGCGTTTGCCGAGCGCTATGCCCCGGACAAAACGAGCACAGTGCTGACCCGGCACAGCCAGCCGGCCACGCCCACGCCGCTGCAGAGCCGCACCTCCATTGTGCAGGCAGCTGCCGGAGGGGTGCCAGGAGGGGGCAGCAACAACGGCAAGACTCCCGTGTGTCACCAGTGCCACAAGGTCATCCG GGGCCGCTACCTGGTGGCACTGGGCCACGCGTACCACCCGGAGGAGTTTGTGTGTAGCCAGTGTGGGAAGGTCCTGGAAGAGGGTGGCTTCTTTGAGGAGAAGGGCGCCATCTTCTGCCCACCATGCTATGACGTGCGCTATGCACCCAGCTGCGCCAAGTGCAAGAagaagattacaggc GAGATCATGCATGCCCTAAAGATGACCTGGCACGTGCACTGCTTTACCTGTGCTGCCTGCAAGACGCCCATCCGGAACAGGGCCTTCTACATGGAGGAGGGCGTGCCCTATTGCGAGCGAG ACTATGAGAAGATGTTTGGCACAAAATGCCATGGCTGTGACTTCAAGATCGACGCTGGGGACCGCTTCCTGGAGGCCCTGGGCTTCAGCTGGCATGACACCTGCTTCGTCTGTGCG ATATGTCAGATCAACCTGGAAGGAAAGACCTTCTACTCCAAGAAGGACAGGCCTCTCTGCAAGAGCCATGCCTTCTCTCATGTGTGA
- the PDLIM7 gene encoding PDZ and LIM domain protein 7 isoform X2, whose translation MDSFKVVLEGPAPWGFRLQGGKDFNVPLSISRLTPGGKAAQAGVAVGDWVLSIDGENAGSLTHIEAQNKIRACGERLSLGLSRAQLVQSKQQKAPTLPCPPALPGCVSAQASAPAADPPRYTFAPSVSLNKTARPFGAPPPADSAPQQNGQPLRPLVPDASKQRLMENTEDWRPRPGTGQSRSFRILAHLTGTEFMQDPDEEHLKKSRHLLWGQQDPGWGVGPCQEAQPCRALNGRSCSQVPRTEAPAPASSTPQEPWPGPTAPSPTSRPPWAVDPAFAERYAPDKTSTVLTRHSQPATPTPLQSRTSIVQAAAGGVPGGGSNNGKTPVCHQCHKVIRGRYLVALGHAYHPEEFVCSQCGKVLEEGGFFEEKGAIFCPPCYDVRYAPSCAKCKKKITGEIMHALKMTWHVHCFTCAACKTPIRNRAFYMEEGVPYCERDYEKMFGTKCHGCDFKIDAGDRFLEALGFSWHDTCFVCAICQINLEGKTFYSKKDRPLCKSHAFSHV comes from the exons ATGGATTCCTTCAAGGTAGTGCTGGAGGGGCCAGCACCTTGGGGCTTCCGGCTGCAAGGGGGCAAGGACTTCAATGTGCCCCTCTCCATTTCCCGG CTCACTCCTGGAGGCAAAGCGGCGCAGGCCGGAGTGGCCGTGGGTGACTGGGTGCTGAGCATCGATGGCGAGAACGCGGGTAGCCTCACACACATCGAAGCTCAGAACAAGATCCGGGCCTGCGGGGAGCGCCTCAGCCTCGGCCTCAGCAG GGCCCAGCTGGTTCAGAGCAAACAGCAGAAG GCCCCCACCCTACCCTGCCCGCCCGCCCTGCCCGGCTGTGTCTCTGCCCAGGCCTCCGCCCCCGCCGCGGACCCTCCGCGGTACACCTTTGCACCCAGCGTCTCCCTCAACAAGACGGCCCGGCCCTTTGGGGCGCCCCCGCCCGCTGACAGCGCCCCGCAGCAGAATGG ACAGCCGCTCCGACCGCTGGTCCCAGACGCCAGCAAGCAGCGGCTAATGGAGAACACGGAGGACTGGCGGCCGCGGCCGGGGACAGGCCAGTCGCGTTCGTTCCGCATCCTTGCCCACCTCACAGGCACCGAGTTCA TGCAAGACCCGGATGAGGAGCACCTGAAGAAATCAAG GCATCTCCTGTGGGGCCAGCAGGACCCCGGTTGGGGGGTGGGGCCATGCCAGGAAGCTCAGCCATGCAGGGCCTTGAATGGCAGATCTTGCAGCCAGGTGCCCAGGACagaagccccagccccagcctcatcTACACCCCAGGAGCCCTGGCCTG GCCCTACCGCCCCCAGCCCTACCAGCCGCCCGCCCTGGGCTGTGGACCCTGCGTTTGCCGAGCGCTATGCCCCGGACAAAACGAGCACAGTGCTGACCCGGCACAGCCAGCCGGCCACGCCCACGCCGCTGCAGAGCCGCACCTCCATTGTGCAGGCAGCTGCCGGAGGGGTGCCAGGAGGGGGCAGCAACAACGGCAAGACTCCCGTGTGTCACCAGTGCCACAAGGTCATCCG GGGCCGCTACCTGGTGGCACTGGGCCACGCGTACCACCCGGAGGAGTTTGTGTGTAGCCAGTGTGGGAAGGTCCTGGAAGAGGGTGGCTTCTTTGAGGAGAAGGGCGCCATCTTCTGCCCACCATGCTATGACGTGCGCTATGCACCCAGCTGCGCCAAGTGCAAGAagaagattacaggc GAGATCATGCATGCCCTAAAGATGACCTGGCACGTGCACTGCTTTACCTGTGCTGCCTGCAAGACGCCCATCCGGAACAGGGCCTTCTACATGGAGGAGGGCGTGCCCTATTGCGAGCGAG ACTATGAGAAGATGTTTGGCACAAAATGCCATGGCTGTGACTTCAAGATCGACGCTGGGGACCGCTTCCTGGAGGCCCTGGGCTTCAGCTGGCATGACACCTGCTTCGTCTGTGCG ATATGTCAGATCAACCTGGAAGGAAAGACCTTCTACTCCAAGAAGGACAGGCCTCTCTGCAAGAGCCATGCCTTCTCTCATGTGTGA
- the PDLIM7 gene encoding PDZ and LIM domain protein 7 isoform X10 — MARTRVASHTSKLRTRSGPAGSASASASAGPSWFRANSRRCRPLTSQQPLRPLVPDASKQRLMENTEDWRPRPGTGQSRSFRILAHLTGTEFMQDPDEEHLKKSRHLLWGQQDPGWGVGPCQEAQPCRALNGRSCSQVPRTEAPAPASSTPQEPWPGPTAPSPTSRPPWAVDPAFAERYAPDKTSTVLTRHSQPATPTPLQSRTSIVQAAAGGVPGGGSNNGKTPVCHQCHKVIRGRYLVALGHAYHPEEFVCSQCGKVLEEGGFFEEKGAIFCPPCYDVRYAPSCAKCKKKITGEIMHALKMTWHVHCFTCAACKTPIRNRAFYMEEGVPYCERDYEKMFGTKCHGCDFKIDAGDRFLEALGFSWHDTCFVCAICQINLEGKTFYSKKDRPLCKSHAFSHV; from the exons ATGGCGAGAACGCGGGTAGCCTCACACACATCGAAGCTCAGAACAAGATCCGGGCCTGCGGGGAGCGCCTCAGCCTCGGCCTCAGCAG GGCCCAGCTGGTTCAGAGCAAACAGCAGAAG GTGCAGACCCCTGACAAGTCA ACAGCCGCTCCGACCGCTGGTCCCAGACGCCAGCAAGCAGCGGCTAATGGAGAACACGGAGGACTGGCGGCCGCGGCCGGGGACAGGCCAGTCGCGTTCGTTCCGCATCCTTGCCCACCTCACAGGCACCGAGTTCA TGCAAGACCCGGATGAGGAGCACCTGAAGAAATCAAG GCATCTCCTGTGGGGCCAGCAGGACCCCGGTTGGGGGGTGGGGCCATGCCAGGAAGCTCAGCCATGCAGGGCCTTGAATGGCAGATCTTGCAGCCAGGTGCCCAGGACagaagccccagccccagcctcatcTACACCCCAGGAGCCCTGGCCTG GCCCTACCGCCCCCAGCCCTACCAGCCGCCCGCCCTGGGCTGTGGACCCTGCGTTTGCCGAGCGCTATGCCCCGGACAAAACGAGCACAGTGCTGACCCGGCACAGCCAGCCGGCCACGCCCACGCCGCTGCAGAGCCGCACCTCCATTGTGCAGGCAGCTGCCGGAGGGGTGCCAGGAGGGGGCAGCAACAACGGCAAGACTCCCGTGTGTCACCAGTGCCACAAGGTCATCCG GGGCCGCTACCTGGTGGCACTGGGCCACGCGTACCACCCGGAGGAGTTTGTGTGTAGCCAGTGTGGGAAGGTCCTGGAAGAGGGTGGCTTCTTTGAGGAGAAGGGCGCCATCTTCTGCCCACCATGCTATGACGTGCGCTATGCACCCAGCTGCGCCAAGTGCAAGAagaagattacaggc GAGATCATGCATGCCCTAAAGATGACCTGGCACGTGCACTGCTTTACCTGTGCTGCCTGCAAGACGCCCATCCGGAACAGGGCCTTCTACATGGAGGAGGGCGTGCCCTATTGCGAGCGAG ACTATGAGAAGATGTTTGGCACAAAATGCCATGGCTGTGACTTCAAGATCGACGCTGGGGACCGCTTCCTGGAGGCCCTGGGCTTCAGCTGGCATGACACCTGCTTCGTCTGTGCG ATATGTCAGATCAACCTGGAAGGAAAGACCTTCTACTCCAAGAAGGACAGGCCTCTCTGCAAGAGCCATGCCTTCTCTCATGTGTGA
- the PDLIM7 gene encoding PDZ and LIM domain protein 7 isoform X1 has translation MDSFKVVLEGPAPWGFRLQGGKDFNVPLSISRLTPGGKAAQAGVAVGDWVLSIDGENAGSLTHIEAQNKIRACGERLSLGLSRAQLVQSKQQKAPTLPCPPALPGCVSAQASAPAADPPRYTFAPSVSLNKTARPFGAPPPADSAPQQNGCRPLTSQQPLRPLVPDASKQRLMENTEDWRPRPGTGQSRSFRILAHLTGTEFMQDPDEEHLKKSRHLLWGQQDPGWGVGPCQEAQPCRALNGRSCSQVPRTEAPAPASSTPQEPWPGPTAPSPTSRPPWAVDPAFAERYAPDKTSTVLTRHSQPATPTPLQSRTSIVQAAAGGVPGGGSNNGKTPVCHQCHKVIRGRYLVALGHAYHPEEFVCSQCGKVLEEGGFFEEKGAIFCPPCYDVRYAPSCAKCKKKITGEIMHALKMTWHVHCFTCAACKTPIRNRAFYMEEGVPYCERDYEKMFGTKCHGCDFKIDAGDRFLEALGFSWHDTCFVCAICQINLEGKTFYSKKDRPLCKSHAFSHV, from the exons ATGGATTCCTTCAAGGTAGTGCTGGAGGGGCCAGCACCTTGGGGCTTCCGGCTGCAAGGGGGCAAGGACTTCAATGTGCCCCTCTCCATTTCCCGG CTCACTCCTGGAGGCAAAGCGGCGCAGGCCGGAGTGGCCGTGGGTGACTGGGTGCTGAGCATCGATGGCGAGAACGCGGGTAGCCTCACACACATCGAAGCTCAGAACAAGATCCGGGCCTGCGGGGAGCGCCTCAGCCTCGGCCTCAGCAG GGCCCAGCTGGTTCAGAGCAAACAGCAGAAG GCCCCCACCCTACCCTGCCCGCCCGCCCTGCCCGGCTGTGTCTCTGCCCAGGCCTCCGCCCCCGCCGCGGACCCTCCGCGGTACACCTTTGCACCCAGCGTCTCCCTCAACAAGACGGCCCGGCCCTTTGGGGCGCCCCCGCCCGCTGACAGCGCCCCGCAGCAGAATGG GTGCAGACCCCTGACAAGTCA ACAGCCGCTCCGACCGCTGGTCCCAGACGCCAGCAAGCAGCGGCTAATGGAGAACACGGAGGACTGGCGGCCGCGGCCGGGGACAGGCCAGTCGCGTTCGTTCCGCATCCTTGCCCACCTCACAGGCACCGAGTTCA TGCAAGACCCGGATGAGGAGCACCTGAAGAAATCAAG GCATCTCCTGTGGGGCCAGCAGGACCCCGGTTGGGGGGTGGGGCCATGCCAGGAAGCTCAGCCATGCAGGGCCTTGAATGGCAGATCTTGCAGCCAGGTGCCCAGGACagaagccccagccccagcctcatcTACACCCCAGGAGCCCTGGCCTG GCCCTACCGCCCCCAGCCCTACCAGCCGCCCGCCCTGGGCTGTGGACCCTGCGTTTGCCGAGCGCTATGCCCCGGACAAAACGAGCACAGTGCTGACCCGGCACAGCCAGCCGGCCACGCCCACGCCGCTGCAGAGCCGCACCTCCATTGTGCAGGCAGCTGCCGGAGGGGTGCCAGGAGGGGGCAGCAACAACGGCAAGACTCCCGTGTGTCACCAGTGCCACAAGGTCATCCG GGGCCGCTACCTGGTGGCACTGGGCCACGCGTACCACCCGGAGGAGTTTGTGTGTAGCCAGTGTGGGAAGGTCCTGGAAGAGGGTGGCTTCTTTGAGGAGAAGGGCGCCATCTTCTGCCCACCATGCTATGACGTGCGCTATGCACCCAGCTGCGCCAAGTGCAAGAagaagattacaggc GAGATCATGCATGCCCTAAAGATGACCTGGCACGTGCACTGCTTTACCTGTGCTGCCTGCAAGACGCCCATCCGGAACAGGGCCTTCTACATGGAGGAGGGCGTGCCCTATTGCGAGCGAG ACTATGAGAAGATGTTTGGCACAAAATGCCATGGCTGTGACTTCAAGATCGACGCTGGGGACCGCTTCCTGGAGGCCCTGGGCTTCAGCTGGCATGACACCTGCTTCGTCTGTGCG ATATGTCAGATCAACCTGGAAGGAAAGACCTTCTACTCCAAGAAGGACAGGCCTCTCTGCAAGAGCCATGCCTTCTCTCATGTGTGA